The following coding sequences lie in one Arabidopsis thaliana chromosome 3, partial sequence genomic window:
- a CDS encoding F-box/RNI-like superfamily protein (F-box/RNI-like superfamily protein; FUNCTIONS IN: molecular_function unknown; INVOLVED IN: biological_process unknown; LOCATED IN: cellular_component unknown; CONTAINS InterPro DOMAIN/s: F-box domain, cyclin-like (InterPro:IPR001810), F-box domain, Skp2-like (InterPro:IPR022364), FBD-like (InterPro:IPR006566), Leucine-rich repeat 2 (InterPro:IPR013101); BEST Arabidopsis thaliana protein match is: RNI-like superfamily protein (TAIR:AT3G59230.1).), translated as MDDCSKDIINCLPDNLLCQILSNLSTKEAALTSLLSKRWRYLFALVPNLDFDVLPSLHPEVAMQDQDQTSFIDFVDRVLKLRGKDHINKFSLKCGDGIEDEDVFPWILNTLRHGVSDLSLHVSPSLVYWLPSKVFASKTLVRLKIGPKDGPRVKLRNVCLPKLKTLNLDSVVFEEGKIGFAKLLSGCPVLEELSLLNLAWDRWDSCSVSSKILKRLTLYCAHSSRNPKSVSFDTPNVVYFEYSDNIANKYPKVNFDSLVEASIGIRMTKVQKANARYVSDVDEETEMVGNATDLLMGICNVKTLYLSYDTLETLNLCCQVIPVFNNLTHLTIESHPELGWESLPNLLKSCPNLGTLVFQGLLHKATDRCGDVCMCQGLENSHSCLSSSPVKCLKILKFGETNDDDDMEIEMEQIKNFLEKMPNLEQLIIYYESSIDNDLVRVSSQLQEVPTVASLKCKIQVISDNLSLSSTLPISLSMENGFHL; from the exons ATGGATGATTGTTCCAAAGATATAATCAATTGTTTACCAGACAATCTTCTTTGCCAAATCTTGTCCAACTTGTCCACGAAAGAAGCTGCTTTGACATCACTTCTCTCAAAAAGATGGCGGTATTTGTTTGCTCTTGTACcaaatcttgattttgatgtcCTTCCCTCTCTGCATCCCGAGGTTGCGATGCAGGACCAGGATCAGACGagttttatagattttgtGGATAGAGTATTGAAATTGCGAGGGAAAGATCATATTAACAAGTTCTCTCTGAAATGTGGAGATGGTATTGAGGATGAAGATGTCTTCCCTTGGATATTAAATACCTTGAGACATGGTGTATCAGATCTTTCTCTACATGTCTCTCCCTCTTTGGTTTATTGGTTGCCTTCAAAGGTTTTTGCAAGTAAGACACTGGTTAGGCTGAAAATAGGACCTAAAGATGGTCCTAGAGTTAAACTGAGAAATGTCTGTCTACCAAAGCTTAAGACTCTAAATCTTGATTCAGTTGTGTTTGAAGAGGGTAAGATTGGTTTTGCAAAGCTTCTTTCTGGTTGTCCCGTGCTCGAGGAATTATCTTTGCTTAATCTTGCGTGGGATCGTTGGGATTCTTGCTCTGTGTCTTCCAAAATCCTCAAGAGACTAACGCTATATTGTGCACACAGTAGCAGAAATCCAAAGAGTGTATCATTTGATACTCCAAATGTTGTCTACTTTGAATATTCTGATAATATTGCAAACAAGTATCCGAAAGTGAATTTTGATTCGCTGGTTGAAGCTAGTATCGGTATTCGGATGACGAAGGTTCAGAAAGCAAATGCGAGATATGTGTCAGATGTTGATGAGGAAACAGAGATGGTTGGCAATGCAACGGATCTTCTTATGGGAATATGCAATGTGAAGACCCTTTACTTATCTTATGACACTCTTGAG acaCTTAATCTTTGCTGTCAAGTGATACCGGTATTCAACAATTTGACTCATCTAACTATTGAGAGTCATCCGGAACTAGGATGGGAATCATTGCCAAATCTTCTCAAGAGTTGTCCAAATCTTGGAACTCTTGTCTTCCAA ggACTCCTTCACAAAGCAACAGATAGATGTGGGGATGTGTGCATGTGCCAAGGTTTGGAGAATAGTCATTCTTGCTTATCATCAAGTCCGGTGAAGTGTCTAAAGATATTGAAATTTGGAGAAACCAATGATGATGACGATATGGAGATAGAGATGGAGCAGATCAAGaattttttggagaaaatgcCTAATCTTGAACAACTCATAATATACTACGAATCATCAATCGATAATGATTTAGTTAGAGTATCAAGCCAACTTCAGGAGGTTCCTACAGTAGCTTCACTCAAGTGCAAGATTCAAGTAATCTCTGATAACCTTAGCTTGTCATCCACTTTGCCCATTTCCTTGTCGATGGAAAATGGATTTCACCTGTAG